The proteins below are encoded in one region of Amycolatopsis magusensis:
- a CDS encoding YggS family pyridoxal phosphate-dependent enzyme — protein sequence MSTDRQTELAESLELVREQIREGCRAAGRDPAEVRLLAVTKTFPAVDAALLTDLGVTDLAENRDQEAGAKATEVSSMRPDVRVRWHMVGRLQRNKARSVVRWADEVQSVDSIRLAEALGKAVRAARERGERDQPLDVLVQVSLDDEETARARGGCPLPELPALAENLTQSGDLRLRGLMAVAPLGTDAGEAFSRLAAAREKFLEDHPGAVELSAGMSGDLEQAIACGSTCVRVGTALLGRRGLASP from the coding sequence ATGAGCACCGACCGCCAGACCGAACTGGCCGAGTCGCTGGAACTCGTCCGCGAGCAGATCCGGGAAGGCTGCCGGGCCGCCGGGCGGGATCCCGCGGAAGTCCGGCTACTCGCCGTGACGAAGACGTTCCCCGCCGTGGACGCGGCCCTGCTGACCGACCTCGGCGTGACCGATCTCGCGGAAAACCGCGACCAGGAGGCAGGCGCGAAGGCCACCGAGGTGTCCTCGATGCGCCCGGACGTCCGCGTGCGCTGGCACATGGTCGGCAGGCTCCAGCGGAACAAGGCGCGCTCGGTGGTCCGCTGGGCCGACGAGGTGCAGTCCGTGGACTCGATCCGGCTCGCCGAAGCACTGGGGAAGGCCGTCCGGGCCGCCAGGGAGCGCGGAGAACGTGATCAGCCTCTCGATGTGCTCGTCCAGGTCAGCCTGGACGACGAGGAAACCGCCCGCGCCCGGGGTGGCTGCCCGCTGCCGGAACTCCCCGCACTGGCGGAAAACCTCACCCAGTCGGGTGATTTGCGGCTCCGCGGCCTGATGGCCGTCGCCCCACTGGGTACCGATGCCGGAGAGGCCTTCTCCCGCCTTGCGGCAGCCAGGGAAAAGTTCCTTGAAGACCACCCCGGCGCCGTGGAACTCTCTGCGGGGATGAGCGGTGATCTTGAACAAGCCATCGCGTGCGGCTCCACCTGTGTGCGTGTCGGAACCGCGTTGCTCGGACGGCGAGGTTTAGCCTCACCGTAG
- the pgeF gene encoding peptidoglycan editing factor PgeF — MRIRRVVTTRAGGASRAPYESFNLGDHVGDDEAAVAANRRRLAAELGLAEGDLAWMEQVHGRTVTVVDEAGGPPAEATDALVTARPGVALVALVADCVPVLLGDPENGVVAAVHAGRVGARVGVIPAALDAMKSAGAELDRVEALLGPAICGECYEVPKAMADDVEAHLPGSACKSRNGTPGVDLRAGLWRQLADAGIAKIGVDPRCTAEDRTLFSFRRDGTTGRLAAITWVEAG; from the coding sequence GTGCGTATTCGGAGGGTCGTCACGACCAGGGCGGGCGGTGCCTCGCGGGCCCCGTACGAGAGCTTCAACCTCGGTGACCACGTCGGCGACGACGAAGCGGCGGTGGCTGCCAACCGCCGCCGCCTGGCTGCGGAACTCGGCCTCGCCGAGGGTGACCTGGCGTGGATGGAGCAGGTGCACGGCCGCACGGTGACGGTGGTCGACGAAGCGGGCGGTCCGCCCGCCGAAGCGACCGACGCCCTGGTCACCGCGCGCCCGGGTGTCGCCTTGGTGGCGCTGGTCGCCGACTGCGTGCCGGTGCTGCTCGGCGATCCCGAGAACGGGGTCGTGGCCGCGGTGCACGCGGGCCGCGTCGGCGCCAGGGTGGGCGTGATCCCGGCCGCGCTCGACGCGATGAAGTCCGCCGGTGCCGAACTCGACCGGGTCGAAGCGCTGCTCGGCCCGGCGATCTGCGGTGAGTGCTACGAGGTGCCGAAGGCGATGGCCGACGACGTCGAGGCGCACCTGCCCGGCAGCGCGTGCAAGAGCCGCAACGGCACGCCCGGCGTGGACCTGCGGGCGGGGTTGTGGCGCCAGCTGGCCGACGCGGGCATCGCCAAGATCGGCGTCGACCCGCGCTGCACCGCCGAGGACCGGACGCTGTTCAGCTTCCGCCGCGACGGCACCACCGGCAGGCTCGCCGCGATCACCTGGGTCGAAGCCGGATGA
- the ftsZ gene encoding cell division protein FtsZ, giving the protein MTPPHNYLAVIKVVGIGGGGVNAVNRMIEVGLKGVEFIAVNTDAQALLMSDADVKLDIGRELTRGLGAGAAPEVGQRAAEDHREEIEEVIKGADMVFVTAGEGGGTGTGGAPVVAQIARKLGALTIGVVTRPFSFEGKRRGKQAEDGIQALRNECDTLIVIPNDRLLQLGDIGVSLMDAFRSADEVLLSGVQGITDLITTPGLINLDFADVKSVMSGAGSALMGIGSARGEGRAVQAAEKAINSPLLEASMDGAHGALLSIAGGSDLGLFEINEAASLVQESAHPDANIIFGTIIDDSLGDEVRVTVIAAGFDAGAPTHKKLDPSAVGSRSTTVSAEAGQVGGSGGSSLPSASSSRPGVPSPGQRSQPPAPGGERLTGGFSGGTGSISGGLPQPGASRPGYPTPRTTAQSTQGNLPGRAVPVTDDPSDDEVDVPPFMRR; this is encoded by the coding sequence ATGACGCCCCCGCACAACTACCTCGCGGTGATCAAGGTCGTCGGCATCGGTGGCGGCGGCGTCAACGCCGTGAACCGGATGATCGAGGTCGGCCTCAAGGGTGTCGAGTTCATCGCGGTGAACACCGACGCGCAGGCGCTGCTCATGTCCGATGCCGATGTCAAGCTCGACATCGGCCGAGAACTCACCCGGGGCCTCGGCGCCGGGGCGGCCCCGGAGGTCGGCCAGCGCGCCGCCGAGGACCACCGGGAAGAGATCGAAGAGGTCATCAAGGGCGCCGACATGGTGTTCGTGACCGCCGGCGAGGGCGGTGGCACCGGCACCGGTGGCGCGCCCGTGGTGGCGCAGATCGCCCGCAAGCTCGGCGCGCTGACCATCGGCGTGGTCACCCGGCCGTTCTCCTTCGAGGGCAAGCGCCGCGGCAAGCAGGCCGAGGACGGCATCCAGGCGTTGCGCAACGAGTGCGACACGCTGATCGTCATCCCGAACGACCGGCTGCTCCAGCTCGGCGACATCGGCGTCTCGCTGATGGACGCCTTCCGCTCGGCCGACGAGGTGCTGCTCTCCGGTGTGCAGGGCATCACCGACCTGATCACCACGCCCGGCCTGATCAACCTGGACTTCGCCGACGTCAAGAGCGTGATGTCCGGGGCGGGCAGCGCGTTGATGGGAATAGGGAGTGCTCGCGGTGAAGGCCGCGCGGTGCAGGCCGCCGAGAAGGCGATCAACTCGCCGCTGCTCGAGGCGTCGATGGACGGGGCGCACGGCGCCCTGCTGTCCATCGCCGGTGGCTCCGACCTCGGCCTGTTCGAGATCAACGAGGCCGCTTCGCTGGTCCAGGAGTCCGCGCACCCGGACGCCAACATCATCTTCGGCACGATCATCGACGACTCGCTCGGCGACGAGGTCCGGGTCACGGTGATCGCGGCCGGGTTCGACGCCGGCGCGCCCACGCACAAGAAGCTCGACCCGTCCGCGGTCGGCTCGCGCAGCACCACCGTGTCCGCCGAGGCGGGCCAGGTCGGTGGCTCGGGTGGGTCCTCGCTGCCGTCGGCTTCGTCGTCGCGGCCGGGTGTGCCCTCACCGGGGCAGCGGTCGCAGCCGCCTGCTCCCGGTGGTGAGCGGCTGACCGGTGGTTTCAGCGGCGGCACCGGCTCGATCTCCGGCGGCCTGCCGCAGCCGGGCGCGAGCCGTCCGGGTTACCCGACCCCGCGCACCACGGCGCAGAGCACCCAGGGCAACCTGCCCGGTCGCGCCGTGCCGGTCACCGACGATCCCAGCGACGACGAAGTGGACGTTCCGCCCTTCATGCGCCGCTAG
- a CDS encoding anti-sigma factor translates to MTSPDMHTLAGAYALDALDDVERERFRRHLTECPSCAQEVRELQATAARLGAAVAEDPPPGMKAEVLASIRATRQEPPSAGGDRGGRSRRGGGAPRWVVFLTTAAAVVGLALGGVFGGLALRTQGELDAARQQAAEASAKYAPMGELIASPDVVTVHDPGGHGTVVMSPSLDKAAFMASNLPARTPDQEYQVWLMHADGQVRSMGLVPGGTAPGSVLTAQGLAGVAKIGITVEPRGGSPVPTSAPLLTISMAA, encoded by the coding sequence ATGACCTCGCCGGACATGCACACGCTGGCCGGGGCCTACGCCCTCGACGCGCTGGACGACGTCGAACGCGAACGCTTCCGCAGGCACCTGACCGAATGCCCGTCGTGCGCGCAGGAGGTGCGCGAACTGCAGGCGACCGCCGCGCGCCTGGGTGCCGCGGTCGCCGAGGACCCGCCGCCGGGGATGAAGGCCGAGGTGCTGGCCTCGATCCGGGCCACCCGCCAGGAACCGCCGTCGGCCGGTGGCGACCGGGGCGGGCGGTCCCGGCGTGGCGGGGGAGCGCCGCGCTGGGTCGTCTTCCTGACCACCGCCGCGGCGGTGGTCGGCCTGGCGCTCGGCGGGGTCTTCGGCGGTCTCGCGCTGCGCACGCAGGGCGAACTGGACGCCGCGCGGCAGCAGGCGGCCGAGGCGAGCGCCAAGTACGCGCCGATGGGGGAGCTGATCGCCTCACCCGATGTGGTGACCGTGCACGATCCCGGCGGGCACGGGACCGTGGTCATGTCGCCGAGCCTGGACAAGGCCGCGTTCATGGCCTCGAACCTGCCCGCCCGCACGCCGGACCAAGAGTACCAGGTGTGGCTGATGCACGCCGACGGCCAGGTGCGCTCGATGGGCCTGGTGCCGGGCGGGACCGCCCCGGGGTCGGTACTCACCGCACAGGGCCTGGCCGGGGTGGCCAAGATCGGCATCACGGTGGAGCCGCGTGGCGGTTCCCCGGTACCGACGTCGGCACCCCTGCTGACCATCTCAATGGCGGCTTGA
- the sigK gene encoding ECF RNA polymerase sigma factor SigK → MDETAPRRPGDQLRPVPAHPEDDPTTEELLVRVAKGDERAFEQVYERLAGPILGLVRRVVRDGAQSEEVAQEVLVELWRTAPRYAPDRGSALNWALTLAHRRAVDRVRSARASTEREVKATFEASRSRPFDEVAESVNSRWERQQVRRCLGHLTELQRESVLLAYYQGYTYREVAEVLSTPQGTVKTRLRDGLIRLRDCLGVTA, encoded by the coding sequence ATGGATGAGACGGCCCCGCGTCGACCCGGCGACCAGCTGCGGCCGGTGCCCGCGCACCCCGAAGACGACCCGACCACCGAGGAACTGCTGGTACGCGTGGCCAAGGGGGACGAGCGCGCGTTCGAGCAGGTCTACGAACGACTCGCCGGGCCCATCCTCGGCCTCGTCCGCCGGGTGGTGCGCGACGGTGCCCAGTCCGAGGAAGTGGCCCAAGAGGTGCTGGTCGAGCTGTGGCGCACCGCGCCGCGGTACGCACCGGACCGCGGCAGCGCGCTGAACTGGGCGCTGACCCTGGCGCACCGCCGCGCGGTGGACCGCGTGCGTTCCGCCCGCGCGAGCACCGAACGCGAGGTCAAGGCCACCTTCGAGGCGAGCAGGAGCCGCCCGTTCGACGAGGTGGCCGAGTCGGTCAACTCGCGCTGGGAACGCCAGCAGGTGCGCCGCTGCCTCGGCCACCTGACCGAACTGCAGCGCGAATCCGTGCTGCTCGCCTACTACCAGGGCTACACCTACCGCGAAGTGGCCGAAGTGCTGTCCACCCCGCAGGGGACGGTCAAGACCCGGCTTCGCGACGGACTGATCCGGCTGCGGGACTGCTTGGGGGTGACCGCATGA
- a CDS encoding DUF1365 domain-containing protein, with amino-acid sequence MVTAALYDATVAHVRRIDPPLTFAHRLYLWLVDVDEPPRLPAWLRPFARFDGRDHFAPGAPGTIREKLDAWLATRGVDLHGGRVVMLAGARVLGYAFNPITLYWCHRPDGELACVVAEVHNTYRGRHAYLLHPDARGSATAAKEFFVSPFQTGDGEYRMSVPEPDSLLSVSVELHQAGSTPLAATLRGVRRAAGTGDLVRMLLVRPFVPQRVTALIRGYGVGLWSRRAPMPEVAPADRLGGLNG; translated from the coding sequence CTGGTGACCGCCGCGCTGTACGACGCCACGGTCGCGCACGTGCGGCGGATCGACCCGCCGCTGACCTTCGCGCACCGGTTGTACCTGTGGCTGGTCGACGTGGACGAGCCGCCCCGGCTGCCCGCCTGGCTGCGGCCGTTCGCCCGGTTCGACGGCCGGGACCACTTCGCGCCGGGCGCCCCGGGCACCATCCGCGAGAAGCTGGACGCGTGGCTGGCCACGCGCGGGGTCGACCTGCACGGCGGCCGGGTGGTCATGCTGGCCGGCGCCCGGGTGCTCGGGTACGCGTTCAACCCGATCACGCTGTACTGGTGCCATCGCCCGGACGGCGAGCTGGCCTGCGTGGTCGCCGAAGTGCACAACACCTACCGCGGGCGGCACGCCTACCTGCTGCACCCCGACGCGCGGGGGAGCGCGACCGCGGCGAAGGAGTTCTTCGTTTCGCCGTTCCAGACCGGCGACGGCGAGTACCGCATGTCCGTGCCCGAGCCGGATTCGTTGCTGTCCGTCTCGGTGGAGCTCCACCAGGCGGGCTCGACGCCGCTTGCCGCCACCCTTCGCGGGGTGCGTCGCGCCGCCGGTACCGGCGACCTGGTCCGTATGCTGCTGGTCCGGCCGTTCGTCCCGCAGCGCGTGACCGCGCTGATCCGGGGGTACGGGGTAGGCCTGTGGTCGCGCCGCGCCCCGATGCCCGAGGTGGCTCCCGCCGACCGACTCGGAGGACTCAATGGATGA
- a CDS encoding NAD(P)/FAD-dependent oxidoreductase produces MQITGERVGVIGSGVAGLTAAYLLQRRYDVLLFEADERLGGHAHTHDVAGARGTIGVDSGFIVYNERTYPTLLKLFGELGVRTQPTEMSMSIRCDGCGLEYAGAKGLPGLFAQRRNLRNPRYLRMLAEVKRFHRHAERVLRAPDAGDVTIGAFLAIGGYSRYFVDHFLLPLVATVWSADRTATLRYPAPYLFAFLRNHGMLSVSGSPSWRTVTGGSREYVDLAVKQLTAVHLSTPIRSVRRTPAGVELRDDADTVHRVDKVVVATHADQALGLLGEPTDAEREVLGAFGYSRNEAWLHTEPGVLPRTPGARASWNHSAPACGADHGAVQVSYDMNRLMRLDEPEGYVVTLNPSEGIPEAQILAKMTYEHPIYTPESVRAQRRLPELNDGVVAYAGAYHGWGFHEDGCASGTRAAESLGVRW; encoded by the coding sequence GTGCAGATCACTGGAGAACGAGTCGGCGTCATCGGCAGCGGGGTGGCCGGCCTGACCGCCGCCTACCTGCTGCAACGCCGCTACGACGTGTTGCTGTTCGAAGCCGACGAACGACTCGGCGGGCACGCGCACACGCACGACGTCGCCGGCGCGCGCGGCACGATCGGCGTGGACTCCGGGTTCATCGTGTACAACGAGCGCACCTACCCGACCCTGCTGAAGCTGTTCGGCGAGCTGGGTGTGCGGACCCAGCCCACCGAGATGTCGATGAGCATCCGCTGCGACGGCTGCGGTCTCGAATACGCCGGGGCGAAGGGCCTGCCCGGGTTGTTCGCCCAGCGCCGGAACCTGCGCAACCCGCGGTACCTGCGGATGCTCGCCGAGGTCAAGCGGTTCCACCGGCACGCGGAGCGGGTGCTGCGCGCGCCGGATGCCGGGGACGTGACCATCGGCGCCTTCCTCGCCATCGGCGGGTATTCGCGGTACTTCGTCGACCACTTCCTGCTCCCGCTGGTGGCCACCGTCTGGTCCGCCGACCGCACCGCCACGCTGCGGTACCCGGCGCCGTACCTGTTCGCCTTCCTGCGCAACCACGGCATGCTCTCGGTGTCCGGCTCGCCGTCCTGGCGCACGGTGACCGGGGGCTCCCGCGAGTACGTCGACCTCGCGGTGAAGCAGCTGACCGCGGTCCACCTGTCCACGCCGATCCGCTCGGTGCGCCGCACACCGGCCGGGGTCGAGCTGCGCGACGACGCCGACACCGTGCACCGGGTGGACAAGGTGGTCGTGGCCACCCACGCCGACCAGGCGCTCGGCCTGCTCGGCGAGCCGACCGACGCCGAACGCGAGGTGCTCGGCGCGTTCGGCTACTCGCGCAACGAGGCCTGGCTGCACACCGAGCCGGGCGTGCTGCCACGCACGCCGGGTGCCCGCGCGTCCTGGAACCACTCCGCGCCCGCCTGCGGTGCCGACCACGGCGCGGTGCAGGTCAGCTATGACATGAACCGGCTGATGCGCCTGGACGAGCCGGAGGGCTACGTGGTCACGCTGAACCCGTCGGAGGGCATTCCGGAGGCTCAGATCCTGGCGAAGATGACCTACGAGCACCCGATCTACACGCCGGAGTCGGTCCGCGCGCAACGCCGCCTGCCCGAGCTGAACGACGGGGTCGTCGCCTACGCCGGTGCCTACCACGGCTGGGGCTTCCACGAGGACGGCTGCGCCTCCGGGACCCGCGCCGCCGAATCGCTGGGGGTGCGCTGGTGA
- a CDS encoding DUF1295 domain-containing protein, translating into MSLAISAAVALGVALVAVCVTFAIALARRRYDTIDTFWGLGFALVAVAAFPFGTGDLWLRLLVTGLTVVWGLRLSLHLHLRNSKQPEDPRYARMVERAGARPAPRLFVRVYLVQALVLWFVSLPVLAAQHGTGIGVTGWLGVAVWLAGFGFETIGDEQLRRFRADPANRGRVLDTGLWRYTRHPNYFGDACVWWGLYLLACSTWVGAATVLSPVAMTIALAKGTGKPLLEKGLHRTRPAYAYYVERTSGFFPLPPRRAAIRRSARR; encoded by the coding sequence ATGAGTTTGGCGATCAGCGCCGCGGTGGCGCTCGGCGTGGCACTGGTGGCCGTCTGCGTCACCTTCGCGATCGCGCTGGCCAGGCGGCGGTACGACACGATCGACACCTTCTGGGGACTGGGGTTCGCGCTGGTCGCGGTGGCGGCCTTCCCGTTCGGCACCGGGGACCTGTGGCTGCGGCTGCTGGTCACCGGGCTGACCGTGGTCTGGGGGCTGCGCCTGTCGCTGCACCTGCACCTGCGCAACAGCAAGCAGCCGGAGGACCCGCGCTACGCCCGCATGGTCGAGCGCGCGGGTGCCCGGCCGGCGCCGCGGCTGTTCGTGCGGGTGTACCTGGTGCAGGCGCTGGTGCTGTGGTTCGTCTCGCTGCCGGTGCTCGCCGCGCAGCACGGCACCGGCATCGGCGTGACCGGCTGGCTCGGCGTGGCGGTCTGGCTGGCGGGGTTCGGCTTCGAAACGATCGGCGACGAGCAGCTGCGGCGGTTCCGGGCCGATCCGGCGAACCGGGGGCGCGTGCTGGACACCGGGCTGTGGCGTTACACCCGGCACCCCAACTACTTCGGCGACGCCTGTGTCTGGTGGGGGCTCTACCTGCTGGCGTGCTCGACGTGGGTGGGTGCGGCCACCGTGCTCTCACCGGTGGCGATGACCATCGCGCTGGCGAAGGGCACCGGGAAACCGTTGCTGGAGAAGGGACTCCACCGCACCCGCCCGGCTTACGCCTACTACGTCGAGCGCACCAGCGGGTTCTTCCCGCTGCCGCCGCGGCGCGCGGCTATTCGCCGGTCAGCCCGTCGGTGA
- a CDS encoding DinB family protein — MPADPERSDPPLVAGEREQLNGFLDFLREAITLKARGLTDEQARRVHVPTSPHTTIAGLVAHLTYVESYWFSVVLDGQEDPWRERFKEDPDAEFTASAGVPVTELITAYEAECRASREIAAKLELDHRAPLRGDREVTVRWVLIHMIEETGRHAGHLDLLRELTDGLTGE, encoded by the coding sequence ATGCCTGCCGATCCCGAACGTTCCGACCCGCCGCTGGTCGCCGGTGAACGCGAACAGCTGAACGGTTTCCTCGATTTCCTGCGCGAGGCGATCACCCTCAAAGCCCGCGGGCTGACCGACGAACAGGCGCGGCGGGTGCACGTGCCCACCAGCCCGCACACCACCATCGCCGGGCTCGTCGCGCACCTCACCTACGTCGAGTCGTACTGGTTCTCCGTGGTGCTCGACGGTCAGGAAGACCCGTGGCGGGAACGGTTCAAAGAGGACCCCGACGCCGAGTTCACCGCCTCCGCCGGCGTTCCGGTAACCGAGCTGATCACCGCGTACGAGGCGGAATGCCGGGCGAGCCGCGAAATCGCCGCGAAACTCGAACTCGACCACCGGGCGCCCCTGCGCGGCGATCGGGAAGTGACCGTGCGCTGGGTGCTGATCCACATGATCGAGGAGACCGGCCGCCACGCCGGTCACCTCGACCTGCTGCGTGAACTCACCGACGGGCTGACCGGCGAATAG
- a CDS encoding DUF6928 family protein: MGAVTAMLVYSEDDAKVVLPGHPVPDRDATRAMARRLQPHGRLEEIGDGNLLENVNPPEGHMYVGCFPGLTVICAPEAAVDQPSQLPPNLLEPAGDATVYLHAMHSAVDWFAYAMWEQGTLVRSLSLAPEYGILEELGDALMFEKPYWSGDRRSMSPSPFPFHPLDLGEEALRALLGITYEGKPFDGDPDLKEITLLGFRYDAQ, from the coding sequence GTGGGCGCGGTGACAGCCATGCTGGTGTACTCCGAGGACGACGCGAAGGTCGTGCTGCCCGGCCACCCGGTGCCCGACCGCGACGCCACGCGGGCGATGGCGCGCCGCCTCCAGCCGCACGGCCGGCTCGAGGAGATCGGCGACGGCAACCTGCTGGAGAACGTGAACCCGCCCGAGGGGCACATGTATGTCGGCTGCTTCCCCGGTCTCACGGTGATCTGCGCCCCCGAGGCGGCGGTGGACCAGCCCTCGCAACTGCCGCCGAACCTGCTCGAGCCCGCCGGGGACGCCACCGTCTACCTGCACGCCATGCACAGCGCGGTGGACTGGTTCGCCTACGCGATGTGGGAGCAGGGCACGCTGGTGCGCTCGCTCAGCCTGGCGCCGGAATACGGCATCCTCGAAGAACTCGGGGACGCGCTGATGTTCGAGAAGCCGTACTGGTCGGGTGACCGGCGCTCGATGTCGCCGAGCCCGTTCCCGTTCCACCCGCTCGATCTGGGCGAAGAGGCTTTGCGCGCACTGCTCGGCATTACTTATGAAGGCAAGCCGTTCGACGGGGACCCGGACCTGAAGGAGATCACCCTGCTCGGCTTCCGCTACGACGCGCAATGA
- a CDS encoding cell division protein FtsQ/DivIB — MTTAREARQRKRRGPGEERGPARSASASRRGRRPDSARQRTGTRPSRRKAMQRRWVALLAVVSVIAGFYLVFFTSLLGVRTVDVLGATSLSPDQIRAVASVPDRRAMLRVDTDEIRDRVLTLPGVATADVSRSWPSTIEIEVSERTPIGFFNTGEEIHLVDDSGFVFKKVPVAPAGLPELKLARVGPDDPPTRAATTVLVALPQQLRTQIASVGAESPGSVRFDLNDGRQIRWGDARPDTIDRKTKVLAALLTQPGKIYDVSSPELPTVS, encoded by the coding sequence GTGACCACGGCCAGGGAAGCCAGGCAGCGGAAGCGGCGCGGGCCGGGTGAGGAGCGCGGTCCCGCGCGCTCCGCCTCGGCCAGCCGCCGCGGCCGCCGTCCGGACAGCGCGCGGCAGCGCACCGGGACCCGGCCGAGCCGGCGCAAGGCGATGCAGCGCCGCTGGGTGGCGCTGCTCGCCGTGGTGAGCGTGATCGCCGGGTTCTACCTGGTGTTCTTCACCTCGCTGCTGGGCGTGCGCACGGTGGACGTGCTGGGCGCGACGAGCCTCTCGCCCGACCAGATCCGCGCGGTCGCCAGCGTCCCGGACAGGCGCGCGATGCTGCGCGTGGACACCGACGAGATCCGGGACCGGGTGCTGACCCTGCCGGGCGTGGCCACCGCGGACGTCTCGCGGTCGTGGCCGTCGACCATCGAGATCGAGGTGTCCGAACGCACGCCGATCGGTTTCTTCAACACGGGCGAGGAAATCCACCTGGTGGACGATTCCGGTTTCGTGTTCAAGAAGGTCCCGGTGGCGCCCGCCGGTCTGCCGGAGCTGAAACTCGCGCGCGTCGGCCCGGACGACCCACCCACCCGCGCGGCGACGACCGTGCTGGTCGCGCTGCCGCAGCAACTGCGTACGCAGATCGCCTCGGTGGGCGCGGAATCCCCGGGCAGCGTCCGCTTCGACCTCAACGACGGCAGGCAGATCCGCTGGGGCGACGCCCGGCCGGACACCATCGACCGCAAGACCAAAGTCCTCGCCGCCCTCCTCACCCAACCCGGCAAGATCTACGACGTCTCCAGCCCAGAACTCCCCACCGTCTCCTAA
- the murC gene encoding UDP-N-acetylmuramate--L-alanine ligase, translated as MTELPEVLRRAHLIGIGGAGMSGIARILLARGAEVSGSDAKDSRAFPGLRAQGAKIAVGQAAANLDAFDGGPSAVVVSTAIKDSNPEFAAARERGIPVLHRAEALAGLMAGHRVACIAGTHGKTSTTSMLTVALQHCRLDPSFAIGGDLNESGSNAHHGTGGIFVAEADESDGSFLAYSPSVAVVTNVEPDHLDHHGTAEAYVEVFSQFVRRLEPGGLLIVCGDDAPAAELADKAEANGVRVRRYGRTVTGAEDAKVLDYRPGPEGGVVRVAIGDKELDVLVAVPGEHMALNAVAALLAGMELGAPVEELAEGLAAFGGVRRRFEFKGRSGDVRVYDDYAHHPTEVDAQLRAVRHAAGSGRVIVLFQPHLYSRTKAFAIEFAQALSLADEVVVLDVYGAREEPEPGVSGALIAEQVSASVHYVPAFDEVVTLAVDLAKPGDLVVTMGAGDVTQLGPEILAELDSRSEQG; from the coding sequence ATGACGGAACTACCCGAGGTGCTGCGGCGAGCGCACCTGATCGGCATCGGCGGCGCCGGGATGAGCGGCATCGCCCGCATCCTGCTGGCGCGGGGTGCCGAGGTGTCCGGTTCGGACGCGAAGGACTCCCGCGCCTTCCCCGGCCTGCGCGCGCAGGGCGCGAAGATCGCGGTCGGGCAGGCGGCGGCCAACCTCGACGCCTTCGACGGCGGGCCGAGCGCGGTGGTGGTGTCCACCGCGATCAAGGACAGCAACCCCGAGTTCGCCGCGGCCCGCGAGCGCGGCATCCCGGTGCTGCACCGGGCCGAGGCGCTGGCCGGGCTGATGGCCGGGCACCGGGTGGCCTGCATCGCCGGGACGCACGGCAAGACCTCGACCACCTCGATGCTGACCGTGGCCCTGCAGCACTGCCGGCTGGACCCGTCGTTCGCCATCGGCGGTGACCTGAACGAATCCGGGTCGAACGCGCACCACGGCACCGGCGGCATCTTCGTCGCCGAGGCCGACGAGAGCGACGGCTCGTTCCTGGCCTACTCGCCGTCGGTCGCGGTGGTCACCAACGTCGAGCCCGACCACCTCGACCACCACGGCACGGCCGAGGCCTACGTCGAGGTGTTCTCCCAGTTCGTCCGGCGGCTCGAGCCGGGCGGGCTGCTGATCGTCTGCGGTGACGACGCGCCCGCCGCCGAGCTGGCGGACAAGGCCGAGGCCAACGGTGTGCGGGTGCGCCGCTACGGCCGCACGGTCACCGGTGCCGAGGACGCGAAGGTGCTCGACTACCGGCCGGGTCCCGAGGGCGGGGTCGTCCGGGTCGCCATCGGTGACAAGGAACTGGACGTGCTGGTCGCCGTGCCGGGTGAGCACATGGCGCTCAACGCGGTGGCCGCGCTGCTCGCCGGGATGGAACTGGGCGCGCCGGTGGAGGAGCTGGCCGAAGGACTGGCCGCGTTCGGCGGGGTCCGGCGGCGGTTCGAGTTCAAGGGCCGCTCCGGCGACGTGCGGGTCTACGACGACTACGCCCACCACCCGACCGAGGTCGACGCGCAGCTGCGCGCGGTGCGCCACGCGGCGGGCTCGGGCCGGGTGATCGTGTTGTTCCAGCCGCACCTGTACTCGCGGACGAAGGCCTTCGCCATCGAGTTCGCCCAGGCGCTGAGCCTGGCGGACGAGGTGGTGGTGCTCGACGTGTACGGCGCCCGCGAAGAGCCGGAGCCGGGTGTGAGCGGTGCGCTGATCGCCGAGCAGGTGTCGGCCTCGGTGCACTACGTCCCCGCGTTCGACGAGGTGGTCACGCTGGCGGTCGACCTGGCGAAGCCGGGTGACCTGGTGGTCACCATGGGCGCCGGTGACGTCACGCAGCTCGGTCCGGAGATCCTCGCCGAGCTGGACAGCCGGAGCGAGCAGGGCTGA